In one window of Gadus chalcogrammus isolate NIFS_2021 chromosome 12, NIFS_Gcha_1.0, whole genome shotgun sequence DNA:
- the fkbp8 gene encoding peptidyl-prolyl cis-trans isomerase FKBP8, translating to MTTENTETFGVTEDLDDGTIETTKKSERTSLLESGEDFEMLDEEDIDDDPPPLEDAGGGNKESESHTEEERVPTQPLEEWLDILGNGMLKKKVLEAGQGRDSRPEKGQNVIISLQTSLADGSLVEEPHSVSFTLGDGDVIQALDLAVMLMELGEKAVITVDAKYAYGSRGSVDPAIPPEAELLLHAELREASDGPDLELLAPADKAALASLKRERGNAHFQRADYAFAVNSYSIALAITESSSKVDITEEEEKELLDVKVKCLNNMAASQLKLDHYDAALKSCVAALAHQPDNIKALFRMGKVLALKGEYAEAISILRKALKLEPSNKTIHAELSKLVKKNSDQRGAEQAMYKKMLGNPGSAGSVSQKRHATASWGLSWKWLFGATAVAIGGVALSVVIAARN from the exons ATG ACGACTGAAAACACGGAGACATTCGGCGTCACAGAGGACCTTGATGACGGTACGATCGAAACTACTAAGAAGTCAGAGCGAACGTCGCTGCTGGAAAGCGGGGAGGACTTTGAGATGCTGGATGAGGAGGACATCGACGACGACCCACCTCCCCTTGAAGACGCTGGCGGTGGGAATAAGGAGTCTGAGtcacacacagaagaagagcGAGTCCCCACACAACCACTTGAAGAATGGCTGGATATCTTGG GTAACGGTATGCTGAAGAAGAAAGTCTTGGAAGCAGGCCAAGGGCGAGACAGTCGGCCAGAGAAAGGCCAGAACGTTATTATCAGTCTCCAGACCTCTCTGGCTGACGGCTCTCTCGTAGAGGAGCCCCATTCAGTCTCCTTCACCCTGGGGGACGGTGATGTCATTCAG GCTCTGGACCTGGCCGTGATGCTCATGGAGCTGGGGGAGAAGGCCGTCATCACGGTTGACGCTAAATACGCTTATGGTTCCCGTGGGAG cgttgACCCGGCGATCCCCCCTGAGGCGGAGCTGCTGCTCCACGCTGAGCTGCGGGAGGCCAGCGACGGCCCCGACCTGGAGCTCCTGGCCCCCGCCGACAAGGCCGCCCTGGCCAGCCTGAAGAGGGAGCGGGGCAACGCCCACTTCCAGCGCGCCGACTACGCCTTCGCCGTCAACTCGTACAGCATCGCCCTGGCGATCACCGAGTCCAGCTCCAAAG TGGAtatcacggaggaggaggagaaggagctgctGGACGTGAAGGTGAAGTGCTTAAACAACATGGCGGCCTCCCAGCTGAAGCTGGACCACTACGATGCCGCGCTCAAGTCCTGCGTGGCCGCTCTGGCCCACCAGCCCGACAACATCAAGGCTCTGTTCCGCATGGGCAAG GTACTGGCTTTAAAAGGGGAGTATGCAGAGGCCATTAGCATACTGAGGAAGGCACTGAAACTGGAGCCCAGCAATAAG ACCATCCACGCCGAGCTGTCCAAGCTGGTGAAGAAGAACTCTGACCAGAGGGGAGCAGAGCAGGCCATGTACAAGAAGATGCTGGGAAACCCTGGCAGCGCGGGCAGCGTCTCGCAGAAACGCCACGCCACGGCCTCCTGG GGGCTGAGCTGGAAGTGGCTGTTTGGGGCCACGGCGGTCGCTATCGGTGGTGTAGCATTATCAGTTGTCATAGCGGCCAGAAACTGA